A single genomic interval of Malania oleifera isolate guangnan ecotype guangnan chromosome 13, ASM2987363v1, whole genome shotgun sequence harbors:
- the LOC131146292 gene encoding pentatricopeptide repeat-containing protein At1g74750-like, producing the protein MLRTKPIGTLSNCARSIFLSGSRCSAADGSSCSCTDDDKCISRKQHTRNEVILPQKPSTIVSKTSARVGKLISGNSSKVVGCHDAEGVDYPTSLSQAVPTHGSLGRSDSISGVSSVDSVQNDVVRSSHADQFVRVGIAAAGFLSDIVNYKLPMLDGSGILKSTQNCMVEPTKSPSNSKSANVKPVKREDFSAVNKKPTPEMKAGPNPTSKYHGTKSKSNKSGSVKGSNRFPKTRMGNSVESCGKSLDTCDKVRPMPQRPKAHPNRFMSNSNSYVQISDNKGVGAIKEGFNKPRRDTKMPMGVAPMARQLASSGHVVESASHILRQLKWGPAAEAALGNLCCSMDAYQANQILKQLQDHSVALDFFYWLKQQAGFKHDEHTYTTMVGILGRARQFGTINKLLDQMVRDGCQPNVVTYNRLIHSYGRANYLNDAINVFNRMQEAGCAPDRVTYCTLIDIHAKAGFLNIAMCMYQRMQEAGLSPDTFTYSVIINCLGKAGHLTDAHKLFCEMVDQGCVPNLVTYNIMIALQAKARNYPTALKLYRDMQTAGFKPDKVTYSIVMEVLGHCGHLQEAEAVFAEMKWKNWVPDEPVYGLLVDLWGKAGNVEKAWEWYQAMLNAGLCPNVPTCNSLLSAFLRVHRLSDAYNLLQSMLALDLNPSLQTYTLLLSCCTDAQTSFDMGFCCELMAITGHPAHMFLLSMPSAGPDGQNVRDHMSKFLDLMHSEDRESKRGLVDAVVDFLHKSGLKEEAGSVWEVAAHRNVYPEAVKEKSSSYWLINLHVMSDGTAKTALSRTLAWFHRQMLRSGISPSRIDIVTGWGRRSRVTGSSLVRQKVQKLLDDFSFPFFTENGNSGCFIGRGEPLSRWLIQPCIERMHLL; encoded by the coding sequence ATGTTACGAACAAAGCCTATTGGCACCCTTTCCAATTGTGCTAGGTCCATTTTCCTTAGTGGATCAAGATGTAGTGCAGCAGATGGAAGTTCATGCAGTTGCACTGATGATGATAAGTGTATTTCAAGAAAGCAGCATACAAGAAATGAAGTTATACTTCCACAAAAACCGTCCACCATAGTATCCAAGACTTCAGCCAGAGTTGGGAAACTGATTTCTGGCAATTCATCCAAAGTGGTGGGTTGTCATGATGCAGAGGGTGTTGACTACCCAACTTCTCTATCACAGGCTGTACCAACCCATGGCTCTTTGGGAAGATCAGATAGTATCAGTGGTGTCAGTAGCGTTGATTCTGTTCAAAATGATGTGGTGCGGTCATCACATGCTGATCAATTTGTTAGAGTGGGTATCGCTGCAGCTGGTTTTCTGTCAGATATAGTAAATTATAAGCTGCCCATGTTAGATGGGAGTGGAATACTCAAGTCAACCCAGAACTGTATGGTTGAACCCACTAAATCCCCCTCCAACAGTAAATCAGCAAATGTAAAGCCTGTTAAAAGGGAGGACTTTTCTGCAGTCAATAAAAAACCAACTCCTGAAATGAAAGCAGGGCCAAACCCTACAAGTAAATATCATGGTACAAAAAGTAAAAGCAATAAATctggttcagttaaaggatctaACCGTTTCCCAAAAACTAGGATGGGAAATTCAGTAGAGTCTTGCGGTAAATCATTAGATACTTGTGATAAGGTCAGGCCTATGCCCCAGAGACCAAAAGCTCATCCTAACCGCTTCATGTCAAATTCAAATTCTTATGTACAGATTTCAGACAATAAGGGTGTTGGGGCCATTAAAGAAGGCTTCAATAAGCCCCGAAGAGATACAAAGATGCCTATGGGAGTTGCTCCAATGGCTAGGCAGTTAGCAAGCTCTGGCCATGTTGTGGAAAGTGCTTCTCATATCTTGAGGCAGCTCAAGTGGGGCCCTGCAGCAGAAGCAGCTCTTGGTAATCTCTGCTGTTCTATGGATGCATATCAAGCAAACCAAATTTTAAAGCAGCTTCAAGACCATTCAGTTGCTCTTGACTTTTTCTATTGGCTGAAACAGCAAGCTGGGTTCAAGCATGATGAGCATACTTACACGACTATGGTTGGCATCCTTGGCCGTGCCCGACAGTTTGGTACCATAAACAAATTACTTGATCAGATGGTCAGGGATGGTTGTCAACCCAATGTTGTGACATATAACCGTCTGATTCACAGTTATGGCCGAGCAAACTACTTGAATGATGCAATCAATGTTTTTAACCGGATGCAGGAAGCAGGTTGTGCTCCTGACCGTGTCACTTATTGCACACTAATTGACATCCATGCTAAAGCTGGGTTTCTCAACATTGCAATGTGCATGTATCAAAGAATGCAAGAAGCTGGCCTTTCTCCCGACACATTTACTTACAGTGTTATTATCAACTGTCTTGGGAAAGCTGGACATTTGACTGATGCACACAAGCTATTTTGTGAGATGGTTGATCAGGGTTGTGTTCCTAATTTAGTTACATACAATATCATGATTGCTTTGCAAGCAAAGGCAAGGAACTACCCAACTGCTTTGAAACTTTATCGTGACATGCAGACTGCTGGGTTTAAGCCTGACAAAGTTACTTACAGCATAGTGATGGAGGTGCTTGGCCATTGTGGGCATCTTCAGGAAGCAGAAGCAGTTTTTGCTGAGATGAAATGGAAAAACTGGGTACCTGATGAGCCTGTTTATGGTCTGCTAGTGGACTTGTGGGGAAAGGCTGGGAATGTGGAGAAGGCTTGGGAGTGGTATCAAGCCATGCTCAATGCAGGTTTGTGCCCCAATGTGCCGACTTGCAATTCACTGCTGAGTGCATTTCTAAGGGTCCATCGGTTGTCAGATGCTTATAATTTGCTGCAGAGCATGCTGGCTTTGGATTTAAACCCTTCTTTGCAAACTTACACCTTGCTCCTCAGTTGCTGCACAGATGCACAGACATCATTTGATATGGGCTTTTGTTGTGAGCTCATGGCAATAACAGGCCACCCTGCCCACATGTTCCTGCTGTCCATGCCATCAGCAGGCCCTGACGGCCAGAATGTGCGGGATCATATGAGCAAGTTCTTGGATTTAATGCACAGCGAGGATAGAGAGAGCAAGAGGGGTCTTGTGGATGCGGTGGTAGATTTTCTTCACAAGTCAGGGCTGAAGGAAGAGGCTGGCTCGGTGTGGGAGGTGGCTGCACACAGGAATGTGTATCCTGAGGCAGTTAAGGAAAAAAGCTCGAGTTATTGGCTTATTAACTTGCATGTTATGTCAGATGGAACTGCCAAGACTGCATTGTCGAGGACATTAGCCTGGTTTCATAGACAGATGCTTAGATCTGGGATCAGTCCCAGCCGGATTGATATCGTGACAGGGTGGGGGCGGCGGAGCAGGGTTACAGGGTCTTCTCTGGTTAGACAGAAAGTGCAGAAGCTGCTGGATGATTTTAGTTTCCCATTTTTCACTGAGAATGGTAATTCTGGTTGTTTTATAGGCCGTGGGGAGCCACTTAGCAGATGGTTAATCCAACCTTGCATAGAGCGGATGCATCTACTGTAG